ACAACAAAGCCATCACCTCGCGGCCATGCACCGAGTCGAGGTTACCGGTCGGTTCGTCGGCGAGTATCAGGCTGGGGTTAGAGACCGTGGCGCGGGCAATGGCCACCCGCTGCTGCTGGCCGCCCGACAGTTGCTGCGGGAAGTGGTTGCGGCGGTGCGCGATGCCCATGCGCTCCATGGCCGCCTGCACGCGCTTTTTCGTCTCGTCCTTCGACACGCCCAGGTAAGCCAGCGGCAGCCCAATATTTTCCGACACGGTCAGCTCGTCAATCAGGTTGAAGCTCTGGAACACGAAACCCAGGTTCTCCTTGCGCAGCTTGGCGCGCTGGCGCTCCGTGGCGTTGCTGATGTCCTGGCCCAGGAAGTGGAAGCTGCCGGAAGAGGGGCTATCGAGCATGCCCAGGATGTTGAGCAGCGTGGACTTGCCGCAGCCAGACGGACCCATGATGGCCACAAACTCGCCCTTTGCAATTTTCAGATCAACGCCCGCGAGCGCAGTGGTCTCCACGGTGTCGGTCACGTATTTTTTCTGCAGGTTCTGTGTTTCGATAATCAGATCTTCCTTGTTCATGGTTTTGTCTTTATGATGTTGAGAGGTCTTGATAGTTTTATTTTGTACTAATGGGTGGCTGTTTGCTAATTGTTGATTGCTGGTTGTTGAATGGTTAAATGGCTTGATTGTTAAATGGTTGTTTATCAGTTTCATTATTAAGATTTGGTGTAAGTCGATGGAGTAGTTTATATATGATTTCGCATAAATATATTTCACCCATTAGACCATTCAACAACCGGCAACTAACAACCAGCAATCACTTCAACTCCAGCCTGTCGATGTCGCCGTAGCTGTCGTAGGACGAGAGCACTACTTTTTCGCCGGGCTGCAGGCCGTCCAGCACTTCGTAGTGGTTCGGGTTCTGGCGGCCCAGCTTGATGTTGCGCTTGGTGGCAAAGTCGCCGGACTCGTCCACCACGAACACCCAGTTGCCGCCTGTGCTCTGGTAGAAGCCGCCGCGCGGCACCAGCACCGCCTTGCCGCCGTCGTTCAGGTTCAGCTTCAGCTGCAGCGTCTGGCCGCGGCGGATGCCCTCCGGGGCTTCACCCACGAACTCCATATCCACTTTGAAGGTGTTGTTCTGCACCTCCGGGAACACCTTGGTTATCTTCACCTCATGTGTCTTCCCGTTGAAGTCGAAGGAGCCGGTGAGGCCCTCGTACACGCGGGATATATAATGCTGGTCGATGTTGGCCGAAACCTTGTAGCCGCTCAGGTTGTCGATCTGGCCGATGTTCTCCCCGGCTCCCTTCGACTCGCCCACTTCAGCCTTGAGTGTGGAAAGCTGCCCGGAGATCGGGGCGGTTATATATAAATTGTCGAGGGTGTGGCGGGCCATGTCGATGTTGGCGCTCATGCGGGAGATGGACAGGTCGAGCTGGCGCAGGCGGTCGTTCATCAGCTGGGCGTCCTGCTTTACGGAGCGTTCGGCCAGAGTCTTGCGCTTGGTCAGGTAGTTGTACTCATCCTGCGAGGCCTGGAACTCCTCCTGCGGGATCACCTTCTCGGCTATCAGCATCTTGTTGCGCTCGTACGTCCGTTTGGCCTGCGCCAGGTTGTATTCGATCTCGGCCAGTTCGTTTTCTTTCCGGATCAGGTCCTGCTTCATCGTTATCTCAGAGTTCTGGCGCTCGTTCATCAGGTCGTACAGTTGCGACTCGCGCGTCATGAAGTCGATTTGCAGCGTGGTGTTCGAGAGCTTCAGAATGGTGTCGCCGACCTCCACGGTCTGTCCGTCCTCCGTATATATCTGCTCCACACGCCCGCCCTCTGCGATGTCGAGGTAAAAGGTCTTGAGCGGCTCCACCGAACCGTCAATGGCGATAAACTCCTGAAACACGCCTTCTTTCACGCTTCCCAGCGTCACACGCTCGCTGTCTACGTTCAGCCTGGAGGTATGCTCCGCAAAGAGCAGGTTATATAGGATGAGCACCAGTACAGCCGCAACGCCCACTAAAATGGCAATGCGTTTGGGGGTGTTCGTTTTCTTTTCGATTACTCGGTCCATTGCGAAGGTTTGTGTTTGTTCGTGTAGATGTTGAACTGTCTGATTTGCTTTTGCCAATAAGTATGCCATTTTATATATGTATCTGATAAACAGCGCTATACATATAAAAATGGCAAATCAGAAAGGGAAAGGTGTCCGCTTCCGAACACCTTGGTGTCTGCATCCGAACAGCAGCCACAACATGGGGCTTCGCCTGTAAAGAAGATTTCACTCCGCCCCTATATAGCAGGCAAGAAAAGTGGCATAATTTCCTATATAAAACGTATTTTTACGCTATACACTCCTACACAAGCCGCCCTGCACCATGAGCAAAATTCCCTGCAACATCCTGGTAGTTGACGACGAGGAAGATATCCTGACAGCTGGCAGGTTGCTGCTCAAGCAGCACTTCACCGCCGTCCAGACCACCTCCGATCCTTATCAGGTTCCGGCACTGCTGCAGGAGCGGGCAGTGGATGTGGTGCTGCTGGACATGAACTACAGCACCGGGGCCACCTCCAGCAAGGAAGGGCTGCACTGGCTGAAGCAGATCCGGCAGATTTCCCCCGCCACCAGCGTTATCCTGATGACAGCCTATGGCGATATAGAGCTGGCCGTGCGCGCCCTGAAAGAAGGGGCCACCGATTTTGTGCTGAAGCCCTGGCAAAACGAAAAGCTGGTTGCGATTCTGAAGTCGGCGTGCCAGAAGAGAAGCGGGGAGGAGGTACGGACAGCCGAGACGGCTGTGCAGCAGAACACGGCTTATCATTACGGGGAGTTCATTGGCGTATCGCCGGCCATGCAGCGGGTGTACCAGACGATAGAGAAAGTGGCCGGAACAGACGCCAACGTGCTGATACTGGGCGAGAACGGCACCGGAAAGGAAGTGGCCGCCCGGGCGCTCCACCAAAAGTCAAAACGCGCGAAGGAAGCCTTTGAGAAAGTAGACCTGGGGGCCGTAAGCGCCACGCTTTTTGAGAGCGAGCTCTTCGGCCACGCCAAAGGCGCCTTCACCGATGCCAAGGAAGACCGCGCTGGCCGTTTTGAGGCGGCCACAGGCGGCACGCTTTTCCTCGACGAGATCGGGAACCTGTCGCTGGCGTTGCAGGCCAAGCTGCTGACGGTGCTGCAAAGCCGCCAGGTGATCCGGCTGGGCACCAACAAGCCCCGGCCTATCAACATCCGCCTGGTCTGCGCCACCAACATGCCGCTCTACGAGATGGTGCGCGAAGGCGGCTTCCGGCAGGACCTGCTCTACCGCATCAACACGGTGGAGATACACCTGCCGCCGCTGCGGGAACGCCGCGAGGATATAAAGTTGTTGGCCGAACATTTCCTGGAAGTCTACGGCCGGAAATACGACCGCCCGCACCTGCGCCTGAACCCGGGCACGCTGCGCCTCCTGAGCGAATACCACTGGCCCGGCAACATTCGTGAGCTGGATCATGCCCTGGAGCGCGCCGTGATCCTCTGCGACGGAGCCGAACTGCAGGCGGAGGACTTTTATTTTGCCCCCGGCGGGGCAAGCCCGGAGCAGCGGCAGCCGTCGGGAGGCATTGCCGACAACGACTACACCCTGGAGGCCCTGGAGAAGATGATGGTGCAGAAGGCGCTGGTGAAGCATGGGGGCAACATTACGCACGCGGCAAAAGAATTGGGCATTACCCGCACGGCCCTTTACCGAAGAATCGAGAAACATGGTCTTTAAGGGCTTCAGGGCTCGGCTGCTGCTGCGCCTGCTGTTGCTGGTGGCCGTTATCGTGGTGGCCATCTATGTGGTGTACCGCACCGACTGGTATATAACGGCCGGCTGCCTGCTCCTGCTGGCGTTGTTCCAGCTATATGACATGCTTTACTTTGTGGAGCGCACCAACCGCGACATCAGTAGCTTTCTGGAGTCGATTAAGCAATCGGATTTTACGCAGCGCTTTGCCGTGGAAGGGGCGAGCTCTTCTTTCCGGGACCTGTACGGCGGTTTTAACGAGATATCGGAGTCCTTTCAGCGGGTGAAGGCCGAGAAGCAGGCACATTACCATTACCTGCAGACCATTGTGGAGCAGGTGGGCATCGGCATCCTCACCTTCGATGCGCATGGGGAGGTGCAACTGGTGAACCAAGTGGCGAAAGACCTGTTGCGCGTGCCGCACCTGCGGAAGGTACAGGCCCTGGAGCGGGTGAGCCCGGAATTGGTGCTGGCCCTGTGGCAGACGCCGCACAACCAGAAGGCGCTGGTAACGGTGGCGCTGGGGCAGGAGCAACTGCAGCTGAACCTGCACGTGACGGAACTGCTTTCGCAGGGACAACTGCTCCGCATCGTGACTTTGCAGAACATCCGGCCTGAGTTGGAGGAGCAGGAACTGCAGACGTGGCAAAAAGTAATCCGGGTGCTGACGCACGAAATCATGAATTCCGTGACTCCCGTTATTTCGCTCACCGCTACGGTTGCCGGCCTGCTGGAGACAGAGGTGATTTCGAAGCAGGCGATGGGGGAAGCCATTGACCAGGAGGTGCTGGAGGACATGCAGGCGGGGCTGCAAACCATTGAGAAGCGCAGCGCCGGGATGCTCCATTTTGTAAAGAACTACCGCCGCCTGATGCGCCTGCCCGCTTCGGAACTGCGTCCGGTAAAGGTGCGGGAGTTGCTGCAGAACGTGCGCCTGCTGCTGCAACCTGCCACGCAGACTCAGCACATCAGCCTGAAGTTCTATATGCCCGATGAGAAACTGGTGATACTGGGCGATGCCGAGCAACTGGAGCAGGTACTGATCAACCTCATCAAGAATGGCATGGAGGCCTGTGAGACGATAGAAAGGCCCTGCGTGGAAGTGCTGGCCTATATACCGGATCAGGAAAAGAGCCATGTCCGGATTGACGTGACGGACAACGGCCCCGGTATACCGGCAGAGGAACTGGATAAAATCTTCATCCCCTTCTACACCACCAAAAAGCAGGGGTCCGGCATCGGCCTCAGTTTGTCGAAACAGATTCTGCGGCAGCACGGGGGCAGTATCCGTGTCAGC
This window of the Pontibacter russatus genome carries:
- a CDS encoding ABC transporter ATP-binding protein; translation: MNKEDLIIETQNLQKKYVTDTVETTALAGVDLKIAKGEFVAIMGPSGCGKSTLLNILGMLDSPSSGSFHFLGQDISNATERQRAKLRKENLGFVFQSFNLIDELTVSENIGLPLAYLGVSKDETKKRVQAAMERMGIAHRRNHFPQQLSGGQQQRVAIARATVSNPSLILADEPTGNLDSVHGREVMALLSELNEAGTTVVMVTHSPSDAEYAHRIVNLFDGQIVTENLNVKRHAAELL
- a CDS encoding efflux RND transporter periplasmic adaptor subunit, with translation MDRVIEKKTNTPKRIAILVGVAAVLVLILYNLLFAEHTSRLNVDSERVTLGSVKEGVFQEFIAIDGSVEPLKTFYLDIAEGGRVEQIYTEDGQTVEVGDTILKLSNTTLQIDFMTRESQLYDLMNERQNSEITMKQDLIRKENELAEIEYNLAQAKRTYERNKMLIAEKVIPQEEFQASQDEYNYLTKRKTLAERSVKQDAQLMNDRLRQLDLSISRMSANIDMARHTLDNLYITAPISGQLSTLKAEVGESKGAGENIGQIDNLSGYKVSANIDQHYISRVYEGLTGSFDFNGKTHEVKITKVFPEVQNNTFKVDMEFVGEAPEGIRRGQTLQLKLNLNDGGKAVLVPRGGFYQSTGGNWVFVVDESGDFATKRNIKLGRQNPNHYEVLDGLQPGEKVVLSSYDSYGDIDRLELK
- a CDS encoding sigma-54-dependent transcriptional regulator; the encoded protein is MSKIPCNILVVDDEEDILTAGRLLLKQHFTAVQTTSDPYQVPALLQERAVDVVLLDMNYSTGATSSKEGLHWLKQIRQISPATSVILMTAYGDIELAVRALKEGATDFVLKPWQNEKLVAILKSACQKRSGEEVRTAETAVQQNTAYHYGEFIGVSPAMQRVYQTIEKVAGTDANVLILGENGTGKEVAARALHQKSKRAKEAFEKVDLGAVSATLFESELFGHAKGAFTDAKEDRAGRFEAATGGTLFLDEIGNLSLALQAKLLTVLQSRQVIRLGTNKPRPINIRLVCATNMPLYEMVREGGFRQDLLYRINTVEIHLPPLRERREDIKLLAEHFLEVYGRKYDRPHLRLNPGTLRLLSEYHWPGNIRELDHALERAVILCDGAELQAEDFYFAPGGASPEQRQPSGGIADNDYTLEALEKMMVQKALVKHGGNITHAAKELGITRTALYRRIEKHGL
- a CDS encoding sensor histidine kinase — encoded protein: MVFKGFRARLLLRLLLLVAVIVVAIYVVYRTDWYITAGCLLLLALFQLYDMLYFVERTNRDISSFLESIKQSDFTQRFAVEGASSSFRDLYGGFNEISESFQRVKAEKQAHYHYLQTIVEQVGIGILTFDAHGEVQLVNQVAKDLLRVPHLRKVQALERVSPELVLALWQTPHNQKALVTVALGQEQLQLNLHVTELLSQGQLLRIVTLQNIRPELEEQELQTWQKVIRVLTHEIMNSVTPVISLTATVAGLLETEVISKQAMGEAIDQEVLEDMQAGLQTIEKRSAGMLHFVKNYRRLMRLPASELRPVKVRELLQNVRLLLQPATQTQHISLKFYMPDEKLVILGDAEQLEQVLINLIKNGMEACETIERPCVEVLAYIPDQEKSHVRIDVTDNGPGIPAEELDKIFIPFYTTKKQGSGIGLSLSKQILRQHGGSIRVSSPPGGPTIFSLQLKGISNY